The following DNA comes from Brassica oleracea var. oleracea cultivar TO1000 chromosome C5, BOL, whole genome shotgun sequence.
CGCGATGAGGATTCAAACATGTAGATAGAAAGATTGTGTGTATATATATCTGTTAGTAGATCTTGAGCAACTAAACTCCACGGATATGCTAAAATTTGTTAGTTAAGACAAAAAACATGAGTTCATGGGGTTTTGTATGGCTATTTGATGATTTGAATAGCTTGTCTGCGAAACCTGCTCTTTTTTCTCGGAGGAGATTGTTTTTTTTTTTTTTTTGTTTCTTGCAACTACCATCATGGTTTATGTATAATTAATCAGGAGTTTCATGGTGATGCTACATTTGAGTTATGCGATAAATTGTCTGAAACTTTTTTTGCTGTCTATAGCTCTCAAGACATTTACAGTTTTACACAAGTTATTTCTACAAATGGCCATTATGTTCCTTAAAATAAGTAAAGCAAATTCTGTTTAGTGATTGCTACAATTGATGTTCTTCTCTGTTGCCTGTGTGTTGGAGTTGTTTCTCCTTGTTTTGTTGAAGATAATCAACATGCAAACTATTTGAGGATAGGCTACAGAATAGCTACGATAGCTCTTGAAATGCGTAACTAAGAAGGCATCTATTAAGTCTTTTTTGATATGATATTATTTCCAGGTCTATCAGGTGATTCCAAGAATACAAATAAGGCAGAGTCACACACTTCTTCCAGCAGAACAGGCACAAAAGTAATCCTCGTACTGCTCGGATTCGTGGCTGTAGCTATGTTCTCCTTCTTTCTATACAAGCTATGGCAGAAGAAGAAAAGAGACGAGCAGTATGCTCGACTGTTGAAGCTGTTTGAGGAAGATGATGAACTGGAAGTTGAGCTAGGACTTCGAGATTAAAAAAAAATTTCAAGCTATCGACAAAATGCGTGACGCATATTTGTTTGTGTTAGCTTTGGTTTTTTCCGTGTAAGATAAATTATAGGTATTAAGATGGATCAGAGCATGTCTTTGGTTAAAGTTTTACTTTCAAGTGATCTTATGTTTGTTATTGACATGCTTTTATCTTGGTGAAATATATAATAAATGCACACGAAATTTAATTATATCTCTACTTTGACAAGTAAAAATGATGTTGCAGTGGAATCAATGTTGGGCTTCAAACTTTATGAAACAAAAAGTTACATGATTCAGAACAAGATTACAAATCATAAACACCATTATTAAGATTATTACCCCCTGGTTAATGGTAATCTCGGCTAGCCAACAAAAAGTTTCAAAAATAAAGAATAAACTTAATGACCAAAAAAAATTAATTGAAGTGTCTCATCAAACGTTAGAACATTATCACCTCGCAGATAGATAGTGACAGAGGATTTGCTCTGTCCACACGACCATGCCATGGTTTCTCATCTCTCGTGTAGAAATCTTTATTGTCCAGTCTTGGCACGCTTGCTGTTGAAAGGGGACATGCTTGGACTCAGACAAGGGCTCAAGCTTGGACTTGGACTCTCTTCCCTCAGCGTACCATTAATAGCCGCTAACTCCTTCAGCTGTTCCCTCTTGTAGTGGTCCATTGATTCGTCCTGTAGAGAGAAAAACATAACCATGTGAACAAAAAGGTTTGGAGTACCAAACCAGATAGAGATGTTTAGATTTTTTTTGTCAAAAAGAATGTACCATTGGCTTTAGGAGCGACTCCAGGAAATGCACTGCATGCTCCAATCTAGAGTTTATAATGTCCTCTGGAAGCTCGGCTTCGATTAGTAAATGTAGTGGCTCGCTGAGATGCTCGTAACCTTGCTTACCTTTGAGCTTCTCCTCCTGCAGGG
Coding sequences within:
- the LOC106343475 gene encoding uncharacterized protein LOC106343475, with the translated sequence MYGEMEGSSWRRLAFIASISLHFVLGLSGDSKNTNKAESHTSSSRTGTKVILVLLGFVAVAMFSFFLYKLWQKKKRDEQYARLLKLFEEDDELEVELGLRD